CACCGCATGCTTCAAGTGTTTTGATCTTCTCAGCCGCAGTTCCTTTACCACCGGAAATAATTGCACCGGCATGGCCCATACGTTTCCCTGGAGGTGCAGTCTGACCGCCGATAAATCCTACTACCGGCTTAGTCATGTTCGCTTTGATCCACTCGGCCGCTTCTTCTTCAGCTGTACCGCCGATTTCACCGATCATGATGACTGCATAGGTGTCATCGTCTTCATTGAATTGCTTCAATACATCGATGAAGTCCGTACCGTTAACAGGGTCTCCGCCGATTCCGACAGCTGTAGACTGGCCGATACCTTCAGTGGAAAGCTGGTGAACCGCTTCGTACGTTAATGTACCAGAGCGGGAAACGACACCAACGTGCCCTTTTTTGTGAATGTATCCGGGCATAATACCGATTTTACACTCGTCAGGAGTAATAACTCCTGGACAGTTCGGTCCGATCAGGCGTGTTTCTTTGCCTTCTAGGTAACGTTTTACTTTAATCATATCAGTTACAGGAATACCTTCTGTAATTGTAATAACAAGATCAATGCCGGCGTCTGCCGCTTCCATGATTGCGTCTGCTGCAAATGCAGGGGGAACGTAAACGACTGAAGCATTTGCTCCTGTTTTTTCAACAGCATCACTTACTGTATCAAATACTGGAATACCTTCTACTTCTGTGCCGCCTTTACCCGGTGTAACGCCACCTACAACATTCGTTCCGTATTCAACGGCCTGTTTTGTGTGGAACAGCCCGGTAGCCCCGGTAATACCTTGTACAATTAGTTTTGTGTCTTTATTAATAAGGATACTCATCTGCTACCCGTCCTTTCTTACTCTTTAACAAGAGAAACGATTTTTTCTGCACCATCAGCCATTGAGTCAGCTGCTGTAATGTTCAGTCCTGATTCTTCAAGAATTTTCTTTCCAAGATCTACGTTTGTTCCTTCAAGACGCACCACAAGAGGAAGCTCAAGTCCCATCTCTTTCGTTGCTGCAACGACACCTTCGGCAATGATGTCACAC
This DNA window, taken from Alteribacter keqinensis, encodes the following:
- the sucD gene encoding succinate--CoA ligase subunit alpha, whose translation is MSILINKDTKLIVQGITGATGLFHTKQAVEYGTNVVGGVTPGKGGTEVEGIPVFDTVSDAVEKTGANASVVYVPPAFAADAIMEAADAGIDLVITITEGIPVTDMIKVKRYLEGKETRLIGPNCPGVITPDECKIGIMPGYIHKKGHVGVVSRSGTLTYEAVHQLSTEGIGQSTAVGIGGDPVNGTDFIDVLKQFNEDDDTYAVIMIGEIGGTAEEEAAEWIKANMTKPVVGFIGGQTAPPGKRMGHAGAIISGGKGTAAEKIKTLEACGVKVAQTPAVMGETLISSLKDNGIYEKCVTHK